A window from Enterocloster bolteae encodes these proteins:
- the mobT gene encoding MobT family relaxase has protein sequence MKVDIRFFRQEGFSLNEETWVREIKEKREIYGISQQKLALAAGITRPYLSDIETGKAHPSEALQEAIMEALERFNPDAPLELLFDYVRIRFPTTDVKHIVEDVLRLKLPCFIHEDYGFYSYTEHYYLGDVFVLVSPELEKGVLLELKGRGCRQFESYLLAQERSWYEFFMDVLMEDGVMKRLDLAINDKTGILNIPHLTEKCRNEECISVFRSFKSYRSGELVRRGEKECMGNTLYIGSLQSEVHFCIYEKDYEQYKKHDIPIADAEVKNRFEIRLKNERAFYAIRDLLEHDNPERTAFQIINRYVRFVDRDDTKPRSDWRINEEWAWFIGERRGSLKLTTKPEPYSFERTLHWLSHQVAPTLKLALRLDKMNHTQIVHDIITHAKLTEKHEKILKQQAAAAKEVVL, from the coding sequence ATGAAAGTTGACATACGCTTTTTTAGACAGGAGGGATTTTCACTGAATGAAGAAACATGGGTACGGGAAATCAAAGAAAAACGGGAAATTTACGGTATCTCACAACAGAAACTTGCGTTAGCTGCCGGAATCACCCGTCCGTATCTGAGCGATATTGAAACGGGCAAGGCTCACCCATCCGAAGCATTACAGGAAGCCATCATGGAAGCTCTGGAACGCTTCAATCCAGACGCTCCTCTTGAACTGCTCTTTGACTATGTGCGGATTCGCTTCCCCACTACGGATGTGAAGCATATCGTGGAAGACGTACTGCGGCTAAAGCTGCCTTGCTTTATCCATGAAGACTACGGCTTCTACTCTTACACGGAGCATTACTATCTGGGTGATGTTTTCGTTCTGGTATCGCCGGAACTGGAAAAAGGGGTGCTGCTGGAACTGAAAGGGCGTGGCTGCCGCCAGTTTGAAAGCTATCTGCTGGCGCAGGAACGGAGCTGGTATGAATTTTTCATGGATGTTCTCATGGAAGACGGCGTGATGAAGCGGCTTGACCTTGCCATCAATGACAAAACGGGAATCCTGAACATTCCCCATCTGACAGAGAAGTGCCGGAATGAGGAATGTATCTCGGTCTTCCGCAGCTTCAAAAGCTACCGCAGCGGTGAACTGGTACGGCGTGGGGAAAAAGAATGTATGGGGAACACCCTGTATATCGGTTCCCTCCAAAGTGAGGTGCACTTCTGCATTTATGAAAAGGACTATGAGCAGTACAAGAAGCATGATATTCCCATTGCAGACGCAGAGGTAAAGAACCGTTTTGAAATCCGGCTGAAAAATGAACGTGCCTTTTACGCCATCCGTGACCTGTTAGAACATGACAATCCAGAACGGACAGCCTTTCAAATCATCAACCGCTATGTCCGTTTTGTGGACAGGGACGATACGAAGCCCCGTTCGGACTGGCGTATCAATGAGGAATGGGCGTGGTTCATAGGGGAACGCAGGGGAAGCCTGAAACTGACAACGAAACCGGAACCCTATTCCTTTGAACGCACCCTGCACTGGCTCTCCCATCAGGTAGCACCCACGTTAAAGTTGGCTCTCCGTCTGGATAAGATGAACCACACCCAGATTGTCCATGACATCATCACCCATGCAAAACTGACGGAAAAGCACGAAAAAATCCTAAAGCAGCAAGCCGCCGCTGCAAAGGAGGTGGTGCTTTAA
- a CDS encoding tyrosine-type recombinase/integrase, with product MSVTRDKNTGKWMSQIRVKDWTGKEIHKKKRGFKTKKEALQWEQDFISQADGSLGMKFKDFVALYMKDADPRLRETTLANKHYLFNKKVLPYFGEMPINAIKPTDIRNWQNELINYRRPNGRGYSPTYLRTINNQLTAAFNFAVKFYGLRENPCHKAGTMGKKNADEMLFWTNEEFKVFIKAMESRPVGYTVFMVMYYTGLRVGELLALTPEDIDFDRHIISVNKNYQHLNGKDYIYPPKTEAGYREVVMPKVLESCLKDYLAKLYDVQPTDRIFPYDRGWVGRQMKYGCDHSGTQKIRVHDVRHTHASLLIDMGCTPLLVAERLGHERVQTTMETYSHLYPNKQSEVANQLDAMAEKDDGYKKLG from the coding sequence ATGTCAGTAACAAGAGATAAGAACACCGGAAAATGGATGTCTCAAATCCGAGTAAAGGATTGGACAGGAAAGGAGATTCACAAAAAGAAAAGAGGCTTCAAAACCAAGAAAGAAGCCTTGCAATGGGAACAGGATTTTATCAGTCAGGCAGATGGCAGCTTGGGCATGAAGTTCAAGGATTTCGTTGCACTCTACATGAAAGATGCCGATCCTCGTCTCAGGGAGACAACTTTAGCCAACAAGCACTATCTGTTTAATAAGAAAGTCCTCCCATATTTCGGTGAGATGCCAATCAACGCCATCAAACCGACCGATATTCGCAACTGGCAAAACGAGCTGATTAACTACCGCCGTCCCAACGGCAGAGGTTATTCACCGACCTATCTGCGAACCATCAACAATCAACTCACCGCAGCCTTCAACTTTGCAGTGAAGTTCTACGGATTGAGAGAAAACCCCTGTCACAAGGCAGGAACCATGGGTAAGAAAAACGCCGATGAAATGCTGTTCTGGACGAACGAAGAATTCAAGGTGTTCATTAAAGCCATGGAGAGCAGACCTGTTGGCTACACCGTTTTCATGGTGATGTACTACACAGGATTGCGTGTTGGCGAACTGCTGGCTCTGACACCGGAGGATATTGATTTCGACCGACACATTATCTCTGTCAACAAAAACTATCAACATCTGAACGGAAAGGACTACATCTATCCGCCCAAAACGGAAGCTGGCTACCGTGAAGTGGTTATGCCAAAGGTACTGGAAAGCTGTCTAAAAGACTATCTGGCAAAACTCTACGATGTACAGCCTACAGACCGCATCTTTCCTTACGACAGGGGCTGGGTCGGCAGACAAATGAAGTATGGCTGTGACCACTCCGGAACGCAGAAGATCAGGGTGCACGATGTACGTCATACCCACGCCAGTTTGCTGATTGACATGGGCTGTACGCCGCTTCTGGTTGCAGAACGCTTAGGACACGAAAGGGTGCAAACCACCATGGAAACCTACAGCCACCTGTACCCGAACAAGCAAAGTGAAGTAGCCAATCAGCTTGATGCGATGGCTGAAAAAGATGACGGCTACAAAAAACTTGGCTGA
- a CDS encoding FtsK/SpoIIIE domain-containing protein: MKPFRSRGRRIRPTDKDLVFHTALAALLPVFLLIVLLFHAGQLRRIDWQHTSLSQMVQGINLPYLLFSLGIAGLLCLGTACASYHYCRDGIKQLIHRQKLARMILENKWYEVEQVQADGFFKDLSSSRSKEKITCFPKVYYQLKNGLIHIRAEITLGKYQEQLLNLEKKLESGLYCELTGKELKDSYVEYTLLYDTIAGRISIEDVQAKDGKLRLMKNVWWEYDKLPHMLIAGGTGGGKTYFILTLIEALLRTNAALFVLDPKNADLADLQAVMPDVYYKKEDMLACIDRFYGEMMKRSEDMKLMENYRTGENYAYLGLPAHFLIFDEYVAFMEMLGTKENAAVLNKLKQIVMLGRQAGFFLILACQRPDAKYLGDGIRDQFNFRVALGRMSEMGYGMMFGETTKDFFLKQIKGRGYVDVGTSVISEFYTPLVPKGHDFLKEIKKLTDSRQGVQAACEAKAAETD, from the coding sequence ATGAAGCCGTTCCGTTCCCGTGGCAGGCGTATCCGCCCCACGGATAAAGACCTTGTGTTCCATACCGCCCTTGCCGCCTTGCTCCCTGTCTTCCTGCTAATTGTCCTGCTGTTTCATGCAGGGCAGCTTCGCCGGATAGACTGGCAGCATACTTCCCTCTCCCAGATGGTGCAGGGAATAAACCTCCCCTATCTGCTGTTCAGTTTGGGGATAGCCGGGCTTCTCTGTCTGGGGACTGCCTGTGCCAGTTACCATTATTGCAGGGATGGGATAAAACAACTCATCCACCGCCAAAAGCTGGCAAGGATGATACTGGAAAATAAGTGGTATGAAGTGGAGCAGGTACAGGCAGACGGCTTTTTCAAGGACCTGTCTTCCAGCCGTTCCAAAGAGAAGATTACCTGCTTTCCCAAAGTCTACTACCAGCTTAAAAACGGGCTGATTCACATCCGGGCGGAAATCACGCTGGGGAAATACCAGGAGCAGCTCTTAAACCTGGAAAAAAAGCTGGAAAGCGGCCTGTACTGTGAACTGACGGGCAAGGAATTAAAGGATTCCTATGTGGAGTACACCCTGCTCTATGATACCATTGCAGGCCGTATCTCCATTGAGGACGTACAGGCAAAAGACGGCAAGCTCCGGCTCATGAAAAATGTCTGGTGGGAGTATGACAAGCTCCCCCATATGCTCATTGCCGGAGGAACCGGCGGCGGAAAGACCTACTTCATCCTGACCCTCATTGAAGCCCTGCTCCGCACTAACGCTGCCCTGTTCGTGTTAGACCCAAAGAACGCCGACCTTGCGGATTTACAGGCGGTCATGCCTGATGTGTACTACAAAAAGGAGGATATGCTCGCCTGCATTGACCGCTTCTATGGAGAAATGATGAAACGCAGCGAAGACATGAAGCTTATGGAGAATTACAGGACAGGGGAAAACTACGCTTACTTAGGGCTTCCGGCACATTTCCTTATCTTTGATGAATATGTGGCATTTATGGAAATGCTCGGCACAAAGGAAAACGCCGCTGTCCTCAACAAGTTAAAACAAATCGTCATGCTCGGGCGGCAGGCTGGTTTCTTCCTGATTCTCGCCTGCCAGCGTCCAGACGCAAAGTATCTGGGGGACGGAATCCGTGACCAGTTCAATTTCCGTGTGGCTCTGGGGCGGATGTCGGAAATGGGCTATGGGATGATGTTCGGGGAAACCACAAAGGATTTCTTCCTAAAGCAGATAAAAGGGCGTGGCTATGTGGATGTGGGAACCAGCGTTATCTCAGAGTTTTACACGCCCCTTGTGCCAAAAGGACACGATTTCCTCAAAGAAATAAAAAAACTTACAGACAGCAGGCAGGGAGTGCAGGCGGCGTGCGAAGCAAAAGCCGCAGAAACGGACTGA
- a CDS encoding YdcP family protein, whose amino-acid sequence MELKFVIPNMEKTFGNLEFAGEDKTEQRRINGRMAVLSRGFNLYSDVQRADDIVVILPAEAGEKHFDFEERVKLVNPRITAEGYKIGTRGFTNYILHADDMVKV is encoded by the coding sequence ATGGAATTAAAATTCGTTATCCCCAACATGGAGAAGACATTCGGCAACTTGGAGTTTGCCGGAGAAGACAAAACAGAGCAGCGGAGAATCAACGGACGCATGGCGGTACTCTCTCGCGGCTTCAACCTTTATTCAGACGTACAGAGGGCAGATGATATTGTGGTTATCCTCCCTGCCGAAGCCGGAGAGAAACATTTTGACTTTGAGGAACGTGTGAAGCTCGTCAATCCCCGTATCACCGCAGAGGGCTATAAAATCGGCACAAGGGGCTTCACCAACTACATTTTACACGCTGACGATATGGTAAAAGTGTAA
- a CDS encoding helix-turn-helix domain-containing protein — translation MDNFDYSAIGQRIKTLRKRKGLNQTQLANLIGKSLRTVQKYETGEIEVSIDVVNEIAKHLDTTPTFILGYETNTAPIRSLADIMSFLFELNKVSSLKFDVDVKKPPRSNEWTCSIRFNGKEMDADHNADMCLFLEQWEDMREDVRSYNCSAAALHSWQEQTLAYYAGASVECVEPEELDEDERLARRRAYLEKEFGSKK, via the coding sequence ATGGACAATTTCGATTATTCCGCAATCGGTCAGCGGATAAAAACACTACGAAAACGCAAAGGACTGAATCAGACACAACTGGCTAACCTTATTGGGAAATCTCTGCGTACCGTACAAAAGTACGAAACCGGAGAAATCGAGGTTTCCATTGATGTCGTAAACGAAATAGCAAAACATCTGGATACAACGCCTACCTTTATCCTTGGCTACGAAACCAATACGGCGCCTATCAGAAGTCTTGCTGACATAATGAGCTTCCTGTTTGAACTAAACAAGGTATCCTCTCTTAAATTTGATGTGGATGTAAAAAAGCCCCCTCGCAGCAACGAGTGGACTTGCTCTATCCGCTTTAATGGAAAAGAGATGGATGCTGACCATAACGCAGATATGTGTTTGTTTTTGGAACAATGGGAAGATATGCGTGAGGATGTGCGCAGCTACAACTGTTCTGCAGCTGCATTACATAGCTGGCAAGAGCAGACCCTTGCGTACTATGCTGGGGCTTCCGTAGAATGTGTGGAACCGGAAGAACTTGACGAGGACGAGCGCTTGGCTCGTCGCAGAGCTTATCTTGAAAAGGAGTTTGGCTCTAAGAAATAA
- a CDS encoding helicase-related protein, translated as MELINNTTKTLRDDLAVEIKQGSRLSVAAACFSIYAFQELKKELQGIDELRFIFTSPTFTTEKAKKEKREFYIPRLGRERSLYGTEFEVKLRNELTQKAIAKECAEWIRKKVTFKSNVTNENMMGFINLDDKNYMPINGFTTVDLGCERGNNAYNMVQKTEVPFSTAYIDLFDNLWNDTSKLQEVTDEVIENITAAYNENSPDFIYFVTLYNIFSEFLEDVSEDHLPNEATGFKESKIWSMLYNFQKDAVLAIISKLEKFNGCILADSVGLGKTFTALAVIKYYENRNKSVLVLCPKKLTNNWNTYKDNYVNNPIASDRLRYDVLYHTDLNRTHGKSNGLDLDRLNWSNYDLVVIDESHNFRNGGKLSGEDNEKENRYLKLLNKVIRKGVKTKVLMLSATPVNNRFNDLKNQLALAYEGNTDLIDDKLNTTKSIDEIFKNAQRAFNTWSKWDPADRTTENLLRMLDFDFFEVLDSVTIARSRKHIQKYYDTSDIGTFPTRLKPISLRPPLTSLKKAINYNEIYEQLTQLSLSIYTPTHFILPSKMEKYAEMYEDNKVNIGFTQANREQGIRRLTAINLMKRMESSVHSFNLTLKRIYSLIDSTIHSIDTYDKTSSVRLELTDISDIDEFDSEDQNGDELFTFGKKVKIDIGDMDYKSWRDSLAKDRDTLELLTLMVGDITPEYDSKLQELFQVIKNKLEHPINEGNKKIIIFTAFADTAQYLFDNVSKYVKDNFGQNTAMVSGSVEGRTTVPRLKSDLNTVLTCFSPISKDKHLLMPNDSTEIDFLIATDCISEGQNLQDCDYLINYDIHWNPVRIIQRFGRIDRIGSKNAFIQLVNFWPDVTLDEYIDLKAKVETRMKIVDMTATGDDNLLSDEEKTDLEYRKAQLKRLQEEVVDIEDMSTGISIMDLGLNEFRMDLLEYIKNHPDIDKAPFGLHSVAAASEETPAGVIYVLKNRSNSVNIDNQNRLHPFYMVYISNEGEVICDHLSPKQMLDKMRFLCKGKTEPIPELYRQFNKETRDGKNMVVFSKLLGDAIASIIEVKEESDIDSFLGGGQMSFLTNEIKGLDDFELICFLVVR; from the coding sequence ATGGAACTAATTAACAACACAACTAAAACATTACGAGATGATTTAGCTGTTGAGATAAAACAAGGCAGTAGGCTTTCTGTTGCAGCAGCCTGCTTCTCTATCTATGCTTTCCAAGAATTGAAAAAGGAACTTCAAGGCATTGACGAATTAAGATTCATTTTTACATCACCGACTTTTACAACCGAGAAGGCAAAAAAAGAAAAGAGAGAATTTTATATTCCAAGATTAGGTCGAGAACGCAGTTTGTATGGAACAGAATTTGAAGTAAAGCTTAGAAATGAGCTTACGCAAAAGGCGATTGCGAAAGAATGTGCCGAATGGATTCGGAAAAAGGTTACTTTTAAATCTAATGTAACCAATGAAAATATGATGGGCTTCATCAATTTGGATGATAAAAACTATATGCCGATCAACGGTTTTACTACGGTTGACCTGGGATGTGAGCGTGGTAACAACGCATACAACATGGTTCAAAAGACAGAAGTACCATTCTCAACTGCATATATAGACTTGTTCGATAACCTTTGGAATGACACCTCAAAATTGCAGGAGGTTACTGATGAAGTCATTGAGAATATTACAGCTGCTTATAATGAAAATTCTCCTGACTTCATTTATTTCGTGACACTTTATAATATCTTCAGCGAGTTTTTGGAAGATGTCTCTGAGGATCATTTACCAAATGAGGCTACCGGATTTAAAGAAAGCAAGATATGGTCTATGCTGTATAATTTCCAGAAAGATGCTGTTCTTGCTATTATCAGCAAACTGGAAAAGTTCAATGGCTGTATTCTTGCTGATAGCGTAGGTCTTGGTAAAACCTTTACCGCTTTGGCTGTTATTAAATATTACGAGAATAGAAATAAATCTGTGCTCGTCCTCTGTCCGAAGAAGTTGACAAACAACTGGAATACCTATAAAGACAACTATGTGAATAACCCGATTGCATCAGATCGCTTACGTTACGATGTACTCTATCATACAGACTTGAACCGTACTCACGGCAAATCCAATGGTCTGGATTTAGATAGATTAAACTGGAGCAATTATGACCTGGTTGTAATTGACGAATCTCATAACTTCCGAAATGGCGGCAAACTGTCAGGCGAAGATAATGAAAAAGAAAATCGTTACCTGAAGCTGTTAAATAAGGTTATCCGTAAAGGCGTGAAAACAAAGGTTTTGATGTTATCTGCAACTCCGGTCAATAATCGCTTTAATGACCTGAAAAATCAGCTTGCTCTTGCCTACGAGGGTAATACTGATCTGATTGATGATAAACTGAATACAACAAAAAGTATTGATGAGATTTTCAAAAATGCCCAGAGAGCATTTAACACCTGGAGTAAATGGGACCCGGCAGACAGAACAACAGAAAATCTTCTTCGTATGCTGGATTTTGATTTCTTTGAAGTTTTGGATTCTGTAACCATTGCACGTTCCAGAAAACATATTCAGAAATATTATGATACTTCTGATATTGGCACTTTCCCTACCAGATTGAAGCCGATATCCCTTAGACCTCCTCTTACCAGTTTGAAGAAGGCTATCAACTACAATGAAATCTATGAGCAGTTGACGCAACTGTCATTGTCTATTTATACGCCTACGCATTTTATTCTTCCGAGTAAAATGGAGAAGTATGCGGAAATGTACGAAGATAATAAAGTAAATATCGGTTTTACTCAGGCAAACCGTGAGCAGGGTATCCGTCGCTTAACGGCAATCAACCTGATGAAGCGAATGGAAAGCTCTGTTCATTCCTTTAACCTTACGCTGAAGCGAATCTACAGTTTGATAGATTCAACTATCCATAGTATTGATACTTATGATAAGACTTCCTCTGTGAGACTTGAACTGACTGATATTTCTGATATTGACGAGTTTGATAGTGAAGATCAGAACGGTGACGAGCTGTTTACCTTTGGTAAGAAGGTCAAAATTGATATTGGAGATATGGATTATAAATCCTGGAGAGACAGCCTTGCAAAAGATCGGGATACCCTTGAACTTCTGACACTGATGGTTGGAGATATTACGCCTGAGTATGACTCCAAACTTCAGGAGCTGTTTCAAGTTATCAAAAACAAGCTGGAGCACCCTATCAACGAGGGTAACAAGAAAATTATTATCTTCACAGCTTTTGCAGATACAGCTCAGTATCTGTTTGACAATGTAAGTAAGTATGTGAAGGATAATTTCGGACAGAATACTGCAATGGTATCTGGTTCTGTAGAAGGGCGCACCACTGTTCCAAGACTGAAGAGTGATCTGAATACCGTTTTGACCTGCTTTTCTCCAATATCTAAGGACAAGCATTTACTTATGCCGAACGATAGTACAGAAATTGACTTTCTGATTGCTACGGACTGTATCTCGGAAGGTCAGAACTTGCAGGACTGCGATTATCTGATTAACTATGACATTCACTGGAATCCGGTTCGTATTATCCAGCGATTTGGTCGTATCGACCGTATTGGCAGTAAGAATGCCTTTATTCAGCTTGTGAATTTCTGGCCAGATGTAACTCTTGATGAGTATATCGACCTGAAGGCAAAAGTCGAGACACGTATGAAGATCGTTGATATGACAGCAACGGGTGATGACAATCTTTTGAGCGATGAAGAAAAAACAGATTTAGAATACCGCAAAGCCCAGCTGAAACGATTGCAGGAAGAAGTAGTGGATATTGAAGATATGTCTACCGGTATTTCCATTATGGATTTGGGCTTAAATGAATTTCGCATGGATTTGCTGGAATATATCAAGAATCACCCGGATATTGATAAAGCTCCCTTTGGACTTCACTCTGTAGCTGCTGCTTCAGAAGAAACACCGGCAGGCGTTATCTATGTTCTGAAGAATCGCTCCAATAGTGTGAATATTGATAATCAGAACCGTTTGCACCCGTTTTATATGGTTTATATCAGCAATGAGGGCGAAGTGATTTGTGATCATCTTTCTCCAAAGCAGATGCTGGACAAGATGCGTTTCCTTTGTAAAGGAAAAACGGAACCTATTCCGGAGCTGTATCGCCAGTTTAATAAGGAAACTCGTGATGGAAAAAATATGGTTGTGTTCTCCAAACTACTGGGCGATGCCATTGCATCTATTATCGAGGTCAAAGAAGAAAGTGATATTGACAGCTTTTTAGGCGGAGGTCAAATGAGTTTTCTTACAAATGAAATTAAAGGATTGGATGACTTTGAACTGATATGTTTCCTGGTTGTGCGATAA
- a CDS encoding antirestriction protein ArdA: MRIYILNTTRFYHEDFEEYPGAWFSCPVDFEEVRERLGVQNEEEIEIEDYELPFPLEGSTRLWEINALCRIVQEMQGTPLYYEMDVIQKRWFHSFTEFIDNKDHIRCYPVQDGESLARYLVQETQIFGEVHPDLMNHIDYTAIGRKLETSENYLFTDNGIFSYR; this comes from the coding sequence ATGAGAATCTACATCCTGAACACCACACGGTTTTACCATGAAGATTTTGAGGAATATCCGGGGGCTTGGTTTTCCTGTCCCGTGGATTTTGAGGAAGTCAGGGAACGTCTTGGGGTTCAGAATGAGGAAGAAATTGAAATTGAAGATTATGAGCTGCCGTTTCCATTGGAGGGCAGCACAAGGCTCTGGGAAATCAACGCCCTTTGCCGGATAGTACAGGAAATGCAGGGAACGCCCCTCTATTATGAAATGGATGTGATACAAAAGCGGTGGTTCCATAGCTTTACGGAATTTATCGACAACAAAGACCACATACGCTGCTATCCAGTGCAGGACGGGGAATCCCTCGCCCGTTATCTGGTGCAGGAAACGCAGATATTTGGGGAAGTACATCCAGACCTGATGAACCATATTGATTATACTGCCATTGGTCGGAAACTGGAAACCAGCGAAAACTACCTGTTTACGGACAATGGTATCTTTTCTTACCGCTAA
- a CDS encoding DUF4391 domain-containing protein: MLGLPKATELSMQLPKNAIYAKFQMNTAEKAKIDADISRITIVNEVSADKVHIAAGEQVKSFFVLLVALKKKDFDDRTIITISKLIPQNMLLVLECGDEAKLATYHTKLMQTGWKRKEELSVELKGLNMDAVWENIIVQIGGITVEQGNTLDEQIAVDEYRHKIEKEIAKLEKQARAEKQPKKKFELAQQIKKLNDELR; the protein is encoded by the coding sequence ATGCTTGGATTGCCAAAGGCTACCGAATTAAGCATGCAGCTTCCCAAGAATGCAATCTATGCAAAGTTCCAGATGAACACAGCAGAGAAAGCAAAGATAGACGCTGATATTTCAAGAATTACTATAGTCAATGAAGTATCCGCAGACAAGGTACATATTGCTGCGGGTGAACAGGTGAAGTCATTTTTCGTTCTTCTGGTGGCGCTGAAAAAGAAAGATTTTGATGATAGAACGATTATCACCATTTCAAAACTGATTCCTCAGAATATGTTACTGGTGCTGGAATGTGGCGATGAAGCAAAACTTGCCACCTACCATACTAAGCTGATGCAGACAGGATGGAAACGAAAAGAAGAACTGTCTGTTGAATTAAAGGGATTAAACATGGATGCCGTTTGGGAGAACATCATTGTTCAGATTGGCGGCATTACTGTGGAACAGGGTAACACACTGGATGAACAGATTGCGGTTGATGAGTACCGACATAAAATCGAAAAAGAGATTGCTAAGCTGGAAAAGCAAGCTCGTGCCGAAAAGCAGCCAAAGAAGAAGTTTGAGCTTGCGCAGCAGATAAAAAAGCTCAATGATGAATTGAGATAG
- a CDS encoding helicase RepA family protein, with the protein MQENEKTTVPIPSVGADGEQSLSYVTNEIITTGNEEINPIDESMEEMLRQMQRMSDPSYLATMTMSQLYDTVYESRLPVIDGLLYPGTYLFVGDPKVGKSFLMAQIAYHVSTGLPLWNYSVHAGTVLYLALEDDYRRLQERLYRMFGVDGTDTLHFATCAKQLGAGLYEQLARFVSEHRDTRLIIIDTLQKIREASGDRYSYASDYEIIGQLKHFADQTGIALLLVHHTRKQQADDKFDMISGTNGLLGAADGAFVLQKEKRTGNTAVLEVSGRDQPEQRLILKKDMEHLVWELEKAETELWQIPPDPILEKVAALLAEDILEWSGTPTELAEALKLELKPNLLTKHLNVNASRLFHECHTQYENIRTHAGRRIILKRVSEQRDDA; encoded by the coding sequence ATGCAGGAAAATGAAAAAACGACCGTCCCGATTCCATCTGTTGGCGCAGATGGGGAACAGTCGCTTTCCTATGTAACAAATGAAATTATAACAACTGGCAACGAAGAAATCAATCCCATAGATGAAAGTATGGAGGAGATGCTTCGTCAGATGCAGAGAATGTCTGACCCGTCCTATCTGGCTACCATGACTATGAGCCAGTTGTATGACACTGTATACGAAAGCAGACTGCCTGTTATCGACGGTCTGCTTTACCCAGGCACATATCTGTTTGTAGGTGATCCAAAAGTTGGTAAGTCATTCTTGATGGCGCAGATTGCGTATCATGTCAGCACAGGACTTCCGCTCTGGAATTATTCTGTTCATGCAGGCACTGTACTGTACCTTGCGTTGGAGGATGACTACAGACGCTTGCAGGAGCGTTTGTATCGTATGTTTGGAGTGGATGGTACAGATACTTTGCATTTTGCAACCTGTGCCAAACAGCTCGGTGCAGGGCTGTATGAACAGCTGGCTCGCTTTGTATCAGAGCACAGAGACACCCGACTGATTATCATTGATACTTTGCAAAAAATCAGAGAAGCCAGCGGAGACAGATACAGCTATGCAAGCGATTATGAAATTATTGGTCAGCTAAAACACTTTGCCGACCAGACTGGCATTGCGCTGTTGTTGGTACATCATACCCGAAAACAGCAGGCAGATGATAAGTTTGATATGATTTCCGGCACCAATGGATTGCTCGGCGCTGCCGACGGAGCTTTTGTTCTGCAAAAGGAAAAACGCACCGGAAATACTGCGGTACTGGAAGTGTCCGGCAGAGACCAGCCAGAGCAAAGACTGATTCTGAAAAAGGATATGGAACATCTTGTTTGGGAGTTGGAAAAAGCCGAAACAGAGTTGTGGCAGATTCCGCCAGATCCGATTCTGGAAAAGGTTGCAGCTTTGCTGGCGGAAGATATTTTAGAGTGGAGTGGAACACCGACAGAGCTTGCAGAAGCGTTGAAGTTAGAGCTGAAGCCTAATCTTTTGACAAAACACCTGAATGTCAATGCGAGCAGATTGTTCCATGAGTGCCATACCCAATATGAAAATATTCGCACTCACGCAGGAAGAAGGATCATCTTAAAGCGAGTTTCAGAGCAGCGTGACGATGCGTGA
- a CDS encoding YdcP family protein, whose amino-acid sequence MRLANGIVIDKEATFGTLKFSALRREVHIQNEDGTVSEEIKERTYDLKSRGQGRMIQVSIPASVPLKEFDYNAEVEIIHPVADTVATATFQGADVDWYIKAEDIILKKGVAMNLQPPKKDHPAEK is encoded by the coding sequence ATGAGATTAGCAAACGGAATCGTGATTGACAAGGAAGCAACATTCGGGACATTGAAATTTTCTGCCCTCCGCCGGGAGGTTCACATCCAGAATGAGGACGGAACTGTGTCGGAAGAAATCAAGGAACGCACCTATGATTTAAAATCCAGAGGGCAGGGGCGTATGATTCAGGTTTCCATCCCTGCCAGCGTGCCGTTAAAGGAGTTCGACTACAACGCAGAAGTGGAAATCATCCATCCGGTGGCGGACACCGTGGCAACGGCTACCTTTCAGGGAGCGGATGTGGACTGGTACATTAAGGCAGAGGATATTATCCTGAAAAAAGGTGTTGCTATGAATCTACAACCGCCAAAGAAAGACCATCCGGCAGAGAAATAA
- a CDS encoding helix-turn-helix domain-containing protein yields MDVSYKRLWKLLIDRDMKKKDLAEKANLSNYTINKMNKGENVNTDTLVKICGALNCRIEDIMEVVPDEK; encoded by the coding sequence ATGGATGTTAGTTATAAAAGACTTTGGAAACTGTTGATTGATAGAGATATGAAGAAAAAAGATTTGGCTGAGAAAGCGAATCTCAGTAATTATACAATCAACAAAATGAATAAAGGCGAAAATGTAAATACGGACACATTGGTAAAAATCTGCGGGGCATTGAATTGCAGGATCGAGGATATTATGGAAGTCGTTCCAGATGAAAAATGA